From a single Candidatus Bathyarchaeota archaeon genomic region:
- a CDS encoding radical SAM protein, whose translation MSIGRFALKTFRNFLKFKTGKVSPLFASYNVTGRCNMRCVYCNWWKMEKLELPTNKALTVIDEVCSLDVSFFDFSGGEPMLRNDLTTLAKKAASHNCLVSINTNATLLKRENASRIADAFDIVVVSIDGPKECHDKIRGVAGAFQRAVESIKVLRSLGVEVGINSVISPYNIDVFPGFVEEIRPIADFLQVQPVHPYPPPSKNKPPIDKVAAIQEYLLDLKKKDPKFLAVPTDFLRGLRLFFEEKTPKICDAGKLYVAIDPAGNLLACAASGDIVLGNLLESSAENILTSDSETTKRAWAKVASCDGCWLECTVGVSVAVRNLKETIQMARLLKGFQCFRA comes from the coding sequence GTGAGCATCGGCAGGTTTGCCCTCAAAACTTTCAGGAACTTTCTTAAGTTTAAGACTGGAAAAGTCTCGCCCCTTTTCGCTTCCTATAATGTGACTGGACGCTGTAACATGCGGTGTGTCTACTGCAACTGGTGGAAAATGGAAAAGCTGGAGTTGCCAACGAATAAAGCATTAACCGTTATAGACGAGGTTTGCAGTTTGGACGTAAGCTTTTTTGATTTCAGCGGAGGTGAACCCATGCTACGCAATGACCTAACAACACTGGCTAAAAAGGCGGCATCCCACAACTGCCTCGTGAGTATAAATACAAACGCTACCCTTTTGAAACGTGAAAACGCGTCAAGAATCGCAGATGCGTTTGACATTGTTGTGGTGTCCATTGACGGCCCAAAGGAATGTCATGACAAAATAAGAGGGGTAGCTGGAGCTTTTCAACGAGCTGTCGAAAGCATAAAAGTTTTGAGGAGTTTAGGTGTAGAAGTCGGCATAAACAGCGTTATTTCGCCATACAACATTGACGTTTTTCCAGGGTTTGTTGAAGAGATTCGCCCTATAGCAGATTTTTTGCAAGTTCAGCCGGTTCATCCATATCCGCCGCCTTCAAAGAATAAGCCTCCAATCGATAAAGTAGCGGCTATTCAAGAGTATTTGCTAGACTTGAAAAAGAAGGACCCCAAGTTTTTGGCAGTACCTACAGATTTTCTCCGGGGCTTACGGCTTTTCTTTGAGGAGAAAACGCCTAAAATTTGCGATGCCGGAAAGCTTTACGTTGCAATAGACCCCGCCGGAAACCTTTTGGCCTGCGCCGCTAGCGGAGACATTGTGCTTGGAAACCTTTTAGAAAGTTCTGCTGAGAATATTTTGACAAGCGATAGCGAAACTACAAAAAGAGCATGGGCTAAGGTTGCTTCATGCGATGGGTGCTGGCTTGAATGCACCGTCGGCGTCTCTGTTGCTGTCAGAAATCTTAAGGAAACTATTCAGATGGCAAGATTGTTAAAAGGCTTTCAATGTTTTAGAGCATAA
- a CDS encoding translation initiation factor IF-2 subunit beta, translated as MSMKYDYEALLKRARSQLPETALKRERLEIPKLQYVVVGTRTIIHNFMEIAEVLNRDPQHLLKFLTGELATAALMQESRVIFQGKFPRETLERLLQRYMDTFVTCPVCKRPDTKIVKEKRLSFLVCTACGAKSSVRQL; from the coding sequence ATGTCAATGAAATACGACTATGAAGCATTGCTCAAACGAGCGCGTTCCCAGCTGCCTGAAACTGCCCTAAAGCGGGAGAGACTGGAAATTCCAAAGCTTCAATATGTAGTTGTTGGAACACGCACGATAATCCATAATTTCATGGAAATCGCTGAAGTTTTAAACCGCGACCCGCAGCACTTGTTAAAGTTTTTGACCGGAGAGTTGGCCACAGCAGCTCTCATGCAAGAGTCAAGAGTTATTTTTCAAGGCAAGTTTCCAAGGGAAACCCTTGAAAGACTTTTACAAAGATACATGGACACGTTTGTCACATGTCCAGTGTGCAAGCGTCCGGACACGAAAATTGTGAAGGAAAAGCGTCTATCCTTCCTCGTTTGCACGGCTTGTGGCGCCAAGTCCTCGGTAAGGCAACTGTGA
- a CDS encoding iron-sulfur cluster assembly protein, with protein MNELESKVFEAVGKVVDPETGLTFAEMQMIKSVKEEEPGVVKIEFIPSSPFCPIAFKLAVDIKREALKVAGVKKALVYCRGHMMEKQINEATNKE; from the coding sequence TTGAACGAGTTAGAAAGTAAAGTGTTTGAAGCGGTTGGCAAAGTTGTTGATCCAGAAACGGGCTTGACTTTTGCTGAAATGCAGATGATTAAAAGTGTTAAAGAGGAGGAACCGGGTGTTGTCAAGATCGAATTTATTCCATCTAGTCCTTTCTGCCCCATAGCCTTCAAGCTAGCCGTAGACATTAAACGCGAAGCGTTAAAAGTTGCCGGTGTTAAAAAGGCGCTAGTCTACTGTCGTGGACACATGATGGAGAAGCAAATCAACGAAGCGACTAACAAAGAATAG
- the eif1A gene encoding translation initiation factor eIF-1A yields the protein MGKKKVISEEELSEMVYPTENDVLGVAVKLLGFDRVLVKCQDGNERLCRIRGKMKRRVWIREGDVVLVSPWDFQSDKRGDVIWRYTHAQAEWLRKKGYLTI from the coding sequence TTGGGCAAGAAGAAGGTCATAAGCGAAGAAGAATTAAGCGAGATGGTTTATCCTACGGAGAATGATGTTTTAGGCGTAGCTGTAAAGCTTCTCGGTTTTGATCGTGTTCTTGTTAAATGTCAAGATGGAAACGAGCGTTTGTGTCGTATAAGAGGTAAAATGAAGAGACGGGTATGGATAAGAGAAGGCGACGTTGTTCTCGTTTCGCCTTGGGACTTTCAGTCTGACAAACGTGGGGACGTCATTTGGCGCTATACCCATGCACAGGCAGAGTGGCTTCGCAAAAAGGGCTACTTAACCATCTAA
- a CDS encoding DUF424 family protein yields MKCYMKLRKIGNNILLSICDAEVLGRTLREGKIVFRITEEFYKGEEVEVEEAIAMIETSTIVNMVGKNVVEKAVEKGYVHPEAILKIEGIPHAQIVKL; encoded by the coding sequence TTGAAGTGTTACATGAAGCTGAGAAAAATCGGCAACAACATTTTGCTTTCCATCTGTGACGCTGAGGTTCTTGGGAGAACTCTCCGCGAGGGCAAAATAGTTTTCCGTATTACTGAAGAGTTCTACAAAGGCGAAGAGGTCGAGGTTGAAGAAGCCATAGCCATGATTGAAACCTCAACCATCGTGAACATGGTTGGCAAAAATGTCGTGGAAAAAGCTGTTGAAAAAGGCTACGTGCATCCGGAAGCGATCCTAAAAATTGAGGGCATACCTCACGCTCAGATTGTAAAGCTGTGA
- a CDS encoding NADP-dependent malic enzyme, translated as MCSPKKEEKRKPTVEELLAKAKKPSQLAPPMHKFYEGKVQVMPKCVIRSYEDFAIWYTPGVAAPCREINANPEKVFELTNRWNYVAVVSDGTRVLGLGDIGPEAAMPVMEGKALLFKYLGGVDAFPICLKTKDPDEIVRACELIEPSFGGINLEDIEKPKCFYILEEARKRLQIPVWHDDQQGTATVILAGLINAFKIVGKKPQESLITLIGAGAANIRTAYVLIKWGIKPGNIIMVDTKGIIYPGRKDISKEEDPWKYELAQITNAEGRTGDIADAFKGVDAVVAASKPGPGTIKKEWISTMANDAIVFACANPIPEIWPWEAKEAGARIVATGRSDFPNQVNNSLGFPGIFRGVLDVKAKTITDDMCVAAAEELAKFAEERGIHEDDILPRMEEWEVFPREAVACALKSIEQGVARVKLSRQELYERAVAIIKNARESAQILMREGLIKQPPPEEELLK; from the coding sequence ATGTGCTCACCAAAAAAGGAGGAAAAAAGAAAACCCACAGTTGAAGAGCTTCTCGCAAAAGCTAAAAAGCCTTCCCAACTTGCCCCGCCCATGCACAAATTTTACGAAGGCAAAGTTCAAGTCATGCCAAAATGTGTTATAAGAAGCTATGAAGACTTTGCCATATGGTACACGCCGGGAGTCGCAGCTCCATGCCGAGAAATCAATGCAAACCCTGAAAAAGTATTCGAATTAACAAATCGTTGGAATTATGTAGCAGTCGTTTCAGATGGCACTCGTGTTTTAGGCTTAGGAGACATAGGTCCAGAGGCAGCTATGCCTGTTATGGAAGGAAAAGCACTGCTTTTCAAGTATTTAGGTGGAGTTGACGCTTTCCCCATATGCCTAAAAACCAAAGACCCAGACGAAATCGTCAGAGCATGCGAGCTGATTGAACCTTCCTTTGGCGGGATAAATCTTGAAGACATTGAAAAACCGAAATGCTTCTACATCTTAGAAGAAGCCCGTAAAAGATTGCAAATCCCAGTTTGGCATGATGACCAGCAGGGAACAGCCACAGTTATATTGGCCGGATTGATAAACGCCTTCAAAATAGTGGGTAAAAAGCCTCAAGAAAGCTTAATAACGCTTATTGGTGCCGGAGCAGCTAACATCCGAACAGCCTACGTTCTAATAAAATGGGGAATAAAGCCTGGAAACATTATCATGGTAGACACAAAGGGCATAATATACCCTGGAAGAAAGGATATCTCAAAAGAGGAAGATCCATGGAAGTATGAGTTAGCCCAGATAACGAACGCTGAAGGCAGAACAGGAGACATAGCGGACGCATTTAAAGGTGTAGATGCTGTTGTCGCCGCATCAAAGCCAGGGCCAGGCACAATAAAGAAGGAGTGGATATCCACAATGGCAAACGACGCCATAGTCTTTGCCTGTGCAAATCCAATTCCTGAAATTTGGCCTTGGGAAGCTAAAGAAGCTGGAGCCAGAATAGTGGCTACTGGAAGAAGCGACTTTCCAAACCAAGTCAACAACAGTTTGGGCTTTCCAGGTATTTTCCGCGGAGTTTTAGATGTCAAAGCCAAAACTATTACAGATGATATGTGCGTTGCCGCCGCAGAAGAGCTAGCAAAGTTCGCAGAGGAAAGAGGCATACATGAAGATGACATCCTACCACGAATGGAGGAGTGGGAAGTTTTCCCCCGCGAGGCAGTAGCCTGCGCCTTAAAGTCGATTGAACAAGGAGTAGCCAGAGTAAAGCTAAGCAGACAGGAACTCTACGAAAGAGCTGTTGCAATAATAAAGAACGCTAGGGAAAGCGCGCAAATCCTAATGAGGGAAGGCTTAATAAAACAACCACCCCCAGAGGAAGAGTTGCTCAAATAG